The following proteins are encoded in a genomic region of Nocardioides sp. cx-173:
- the dusB gene encoding tRNA dihydrouridine synthase DusB → MTALPSSLTLGSLHVETPVVLAPMAGITNAAYRRLCLDQMRAQGAPGLFVCEMITSRGLVERDETTLKMLVFDELETTRSVQLYGTDPVYVGKAAEILCGEYGVAHIDLNFGCPVPKVTRKGGGGALPWKRGLLGQILEHAVAAASPYGVPVTMKTRKGIDDDHLTYLDAGRIAQESGVAAIALHGRTVAQSYSGQADWEAIARLVEHVDIPVLGNGDIWEAADAVRMVEETGVAGVVVGRGCLGRPWLFRDLAAAFAGESVATLPTLGEVAAMMRRHADLLSRHMGEERGCKEFRKHVSWYLKGFAAGGDLRRSLAMVETLDDLDRLLAVLDPHEPFPRDALGTPRGRQGSPRSRVALPEGWLDDADGTDCLLREDASETTGG, encoded by the coding sequence ATGACCGCTCTGCCGTCCTCGCTGACCCTCGGGTCGCTTCACGTCGAGACGCCCGTGGTGCTCGCGCCGATGGCGGGCATCACCAACGCGGCCTACCGCCGCCTGTGCCTGGACCAGATGCGCGCGCAGGGGGCCCCCGGCCTGTTCGTCTGCGAGATGATCACCTCGCGGGGGCTGGTCGAGCGCGACGAGACGACGCTGAAGATGCTGGTGTTCGACGAGCTCGAGACCACCCGCTCGGTCCAGCTCTACGGCACCGACCCGGTCTACGTCGGCAAGGCCGCCGAGATCCTGTGCGGCGAGTACGGCGTCGCGCACATCGACCTCAACTTCGGCTGCCCCGTCCCCAAGGTGACCCGCAAGGGCGGCGGCGGGGCCCTACCGTGGAAGCGCGGGCTGCTCGGCCAGATCCTGGAGCACGCGGTGGCCGCCGCCTCGCCGTACGGCGTCCCGGTCACCATGAAGACCCGCAAGGGCATCGACGACGACCACCTGACCTACCTCGACGCCGGCCGGATCGCACAGGAGTCCGGGGTGGCCGCGATCGCCCTGCACGGACGGACGGTGGCGCAGTCCTACTCCGGGCAGGCCGACTGGGAGGCCATCGCGCGGCTCGTCGAGCACGTCGACATCCCGGTGCTCGGCAACGGCGACATCTGGGAGGCCGCCGACGCGGTGCGCATGGTGGAGGAGACCGGCGTCGCGGGCGTCGTGGTCGGGCGCGGCTGCCTGGGCCGGCCCTGGCTGTTTCGCGACCTCGCGGCCGCCTTCGCCGGCGAGAGCGTCGCCACCCTGCCCACCCTCGGCGAGGTCGCCGCGATGATGCGCCGCCATGCGGACCTGCTGTCCCGGCACATGGGCGAGGAGCGTGGCTGCAAGGAGTTCCGCAAGCACGTCTCCTGGTACCTCAAGGGCTTCGCGGCCGGCGGGGACCTGCGCCGCTCGCTGGCGATGGTGGAGACGCTCGACGACCTCGACCGGCTGCTCGCCGTACTCGACCCGCACGAGCCGTTCCCGCGCGACGCCCTCGGCACCCCGCGCGGGCGCCAGGGATCGCCCCGCAGCCGGGTCGCATTGCCCGAGGGCTGGCTCGACGACGCCGACGGCACCGACTGCCTGCTGCGCGAGGACGCCTCCGAGACCACCGGCGGGTGA
- a CDS encoding mucin-2 protein has protein sequence MADHRHKRETHARRMPRAAVIAGPLAVLATASAVTLGVLTGEPSSTDDLTAAASASASPSTSTPASASASAPAKREKTVSRGAGRGELTSMMSKSEVTMSSESTRRAIAEADDRLWIASTLNLWTDPTAKARQVGEIEAGEKVLVTGRTLYGRDEIVVAGKSRWVTTGYLTNEEPFALGGDCTNGTSVPSGVSENVKQVHAAVCAAFPSITTYGTFRSDGEHGQGIAVDIMVSGDLGYQVAEFVREHYAELGVSYLIYSQRIWSVERSGEGWRAMSDRGSSTANHYDHVHVTTY, from the coding sequence GTGGCAGATCATCGCCACAAGCGGGAGACCCATGCCCGCCGTATGCCCCGCGCCGCCGTCATCGCCGGCCCGCTCGCCGTCCTGGCGACCGCCAGCGCGGTGACCCTCGGGGTCCTCACCGGCGAGCCGAGTAGCACCGACGACCTCACCGCCGCCGCGTCCGCCTCCGCCTCCCCCTCCACGTCCACGCCGGCCTCCGCGTCGGCCTCCGCCCCCGCCAAGCGGGAGAAGACGGTGAGCCGTGGTGCCGGCCGCGGCGAGCTCACCAGCATGATGTCGAAGAGCGAGGTCACGATGTCCTCGGAGTCGACCCGCCGCGCCATTGCCGAGGCGGACGACCGTCTGTGGATCGCCAGCACCCTGAACCTGTGGACCGACCCCACCGCGAAGGCGCGTCAGGTCGGCGAGATCGAGGCTGGGGAGAAGGTGCTCGTGACGGGGCGCACGCTCTACGGCCGCGACGAGATCGTCGTCGCGGGCAAGTCGCGCTGGGTGACCACCGGCTACCTCACGAACGAGGAGCCCTTCGCCCTCGGCGGCGACTGCACCAACGGCACCTCGGTGCCCAGCGGCGTCAGTGAGAACGTCAAGCAGGTGCACGCCGCCGTGTGCGCGGCGTTCCCCTCGATCACGACCTACGGGACCTTCCGCAGCGACGGGGAGCACGGCCAGGGCATCGCCGTCGACATCATGGTGTCCGGGGACCTCGGCTACCAGGTCGCGGAGTTCGTGCGCGAGCACTACGCCGAGCTCGGCGTCAGCTACCTGATCTACTCGCAGCGGATCTGGTCCGTGGAGCGCTCCGGCGAGGGCTGGCGGGCGATGTCCGACCGCGGCTCGAGCACGGCCAACCACTACGACCACGTGCACGTCACGACGTACTGA
- a CDS encoding glycine--tRNA ligase — protein MAQKPATALDQVVSLCKRRGFVYPCGDIYGGTKSAWDYGPLGVELKENIKRQWWKAMVTARQDVVGLDSSVILPTRTWEASGHIGTFSDPLTECQSCHKRFRADHMQEDYAAKKGIDDPDSVDLKELACPNCGTRGAWTEPRPFNMMLKTYLGVIEDESGLHYLRPETAQGIFLNFANVVTTSRQKPPFGIAQIGKSFRNEITPGNFIFRTREFEQMEMEYFVKPGEDEELHQYWIDQRTAWYIDLGIDPDNLRHFEHPKEKLSHYAKRTVDIEYNFGFSQRGFEELEGIANRTDYDLTQHSKFSGKDLSYFDQASGERYVPYVIEPAAGLTRSLMAFLIDAYDVDEAPNTKGGVDTRAVLRLDPRLAPVKVAVLPLSRNADLSPKARDLAAELRRFWNVDFDDAGAIGKRYRRQDEIGTPYCVTVDFDTLEDDAVTVRSRDTMEQERIGLDRISGYFAERFLGC, from the coding sequence GTGGCACAGAAGCCGGCAACCGCACTCGACCAGGTCGTCTCCCTTTGCAAGCGGCGCGGGTTCGTCTACCCGTGCGGGGACATCTACGGCGGCACCAAGTCCGCCTGGGACTACGGCCCGCTCGGCGTGGAGCTGAAGGAGAACATCAAGCGCCAGTGGTGGAAGGCGATGGTGACCGCCCGCCAGGACGTGGTGGGCCTCGACTCCAGCGTGATCCTGCCGACCCGCACCTGGGAGGCCTCGGGCCACATCGGCACCTTCAGCGACCCGCTGACCGAGTGCCAGTCCTGCCACAAGCGCTTCCGCGCCGACCACATGCAGGAGGACTACGCCGCCAAGAAGGGCATCGACGACCCGGACTCCGTCGACCTCAAGGAGCTGGCCTGCCCCAACTGCGGCACCCGCGGCGCGTGGACCGAGCCCCGGCCCTTCAACATGATGCTCAAGACCTACCTCGGCGTGATCGAGGACGAGTCCGGGCTGCACTACCTGCGTCCCGAGACCGCGCAGGGCATCTTCCTCAACTTCGCCAACGTGGTGACCACGAGCCGGCAGAAGCCGCCGTTCGGGATCGCCCAGATCGGCAAGTCCTTCCGCAACGAGATCACCCCGGGCAACTTCATCTTCCGCACCCGCGAGTTCGAGCAGATGGAGATGGAGTACTTCGTCAAGCCCGGTGAGGACGAGGAGCTGCACCAGTACTGGATCGACCAGCGCACCGCCTGGTACATCGACCTCGGCATCGACCCCGACAACCTGCGCCACTTCGAGCACCCGAAGGAGAAGCTCAGTCACTACGCCAAGCGGACCGTCGACATCGAGTACAACTTCGGCTTCTCCCAGCGCGGCTTCGAGGAGCTCGAGGGCATCGCCAACCGCACCGACTACGACCTGACCCAGCACAGCAAGTTCTCCGGCAAGGACCTGTCGTACTTCGACCAGGCCAGCGGCGAGCGCTACGTGCCGTACGTCATCGAGCCGGCCGCCGGCCTGACCCGCTCGCTGATGGCGTTCCTGATCGACGCCTACGACGTCGACGAGGCGCCCAACACCAAGGGCGGCGTCGACACCCGGGCCGTGCTGCGCCTCGACCCCCGCCTGGCCCCGGTCAAGGTGGCGGTGCTCCCGTTGAGCCGCAACGCCGACCTCTCGCCCAAGGCGCGTGACCTGGCCGCCGAGCTGCGGCGCTTCTGGAACGTCGACTTCGACGACGCCGGCGCGATCGGCAAGCGCTACCGCCGCCAGGACGAGATCGGTACGCCGTACTGCGTGACCGTCGACTTCGACACCCTCGAGGACGATGCGGTCACGGTGCGCTCGCGCGACACCATGGAGCAGGAGCGCATCGGCCTCGACCGCATCTCGGGCTACTTCGCGGAGCGCTTCCTCGGCTGCTGA
- a CDS encoding PASTA domain-containing protein has protein sequence MTDQDLSELLERAAQRVAVGGAPLPQMLVDGGRLRRRRAMLRSLVAAVAVVAVAGGTALASAGDPAPSKGTDPLPAADVPAGTRLVGVGHAAIAVPETWSVNATRCGVATEPTVVIDVTVVETCAWLGPRVFDNVSVDHAGTRSLSEPLQEAEVDGVAVQRGTTTCEPTGNGLRRCVGGVFVPSSNAFFEAEAASRERVDEILSWVRVVPDLVAVPGFESVNLDHQDDDSAAHYRADLERAGLEVEVVTQRQPGGKPGYVLGVRPAPGAMLEPGGVVTVTEVAEPRGPADEVRVEVNSVGPGDRMDYRGRTDAQIRAGTTIRLPVGARIWAYGDGRRIGTLAGAVTGSALALDDWQEGPNYGRSWKAVAPGRSTLTLTITADGRSVTIGTVTVQVG, from the coding sequence ATGACCGACCAGGACCTGTCCGAGCTGCTGGAGCGCGCTGCGCAGCGCGTCGCCGTGGGCGGCGCCCCGTTGCCCCAGATGCTGGTTGACGGCGGACGGCTGCGCAGGCGGCGCGCGATGCTGCGCTCCCTCGTGGCCGCGGTGGCGGTCGTGGCCGTGGCCGGCGGCACCGCGCTGGCGAGCGCCGGCGACCCGGCGCCGTCCAAGGGCACCGACCCACTGCCGGCGGCCGATGTGCCGGCCGGGACCCGGCTCGTCGGCGTCGGTCATGCCGCCATCGCGGTGCCGGAGACGTGGTCGGTCAACGCGACCCGGTGCGGGGTGGCGACCGAGCCCACCGTGGTCATCGACGTCACGGTCGTCGAGACCTGTGCCTGGCTCGGCCCGCGGGTGTTCGACAACGTCTCGGTGGACCACGCGGGGACGCGGAGCCTGAGCGAGCCGCTCCAGGAGGCGGAGGTCGACGGCGTCGCGGTCCAGCGCGGTACGACGACCTGCGAGCCCACCGGCAACGGACTGCGCCGGTGCGTCGGTGGGGTCTTCGTGCCCTCGTCGAACGCGTTCTTCGAGGCGGAGGCCGCCTCGCGGGAGCGCGTCGACGAGATCCTCTCCTGGGTCCGCGTCGTCCCTGACCTGGTGGCGGTGCCGGGCTTCGAGTCCGTCAACCTGGACCACCAGGACGACGACTCGGCGGCGCACTACCGCGCCGACCTGGAGCGGGCCGGGCTCGAGGTGGAGGTCGTCACCCAGCGCCAGCCCGGCGGCAAGCCCGGGTACGTGCTCGGGGTGCGCCCCGCGCCCGGCGCGATGCTCGAGCCGGGCGGAGTCGTCACCGTGACCGAGGTCGCCGAGCCGCGCGGTCCGGCCGACGAGGTGCGCGTGGAGGTCAACTCGGTCGGTCCGGGCGACCGCATGGACTACCGCGGCCGCACCGACGCGCAGATCCGCGCCGGCACGACCATCCGCCTGCCCGTGGGGGCGAGGATCTGGGCCTACGGCGACGGCCGGCGGATCGGCACGCTCGCGGGCGCGGTGACGGGCTCTGCGCTGGCGCTGGACGACTGGCAGGAAGGGCCGAACTACGGCCGCTCGTGGAAGGCGGTCGCCCCGGGCCGCAGCACGCTCACCCTCACCATCACCGCCGACGGTCGATCGGTCACCATCGGCACCGTCACCGTGCAGGTCGGCTGA